From the Sphingomonas sabuli genome, the window ATGTATTTGCGTCCGGCTTCGCGCGCTGCTGCGACGGCGGCGTGCACGCCCATTGCCTTGCGCGCGCCTTCCAGCCGGATCAGCATCGGCAGGTTGACGCCGGCGATGACCTCGACATTCTCGCTCTTCATCAGGCTGATCGCGAGGTTCGAGGGCGTGCCGCCGAAAAGGTCGGTAAGGATGATAACGCCCTGGCCCAGATCGACCCGCCGGATGGCATCGGCGATGTCCTTGCGCCGGCCCTCCATGTCGTCGTCAGGACCGATGCACACCGCCTCGACCGCTTCCTGCGGCCCGACGACATGCTCCAACGCCGTGATGAACTCCGCCGCCAGACGGCCGTGGGTCACCAACACCAAACCGATCATTCGTTCACTCGCTTCTTACTCATTGCGCCGGATGCGTCCCCGGCCTTGGCTCGTTCGGGCCACCCGTCGCTGCGGCCAAGTCCCGATGCCGGATATTCGGATTGTAACCCGCAGCCTGCAACCGCTTCGCCATTTCGATCGCCGCGGCTACCGACCGATGGCGACCCCCGGTGCAGCCAAAGGCAACAGTCAGGTAGTTTTTGCCCGCCGACCAGTAGCGGGGAATCCAATCGGTGAGAAGCGATTCGATTCGGTCCATCGCATCGCCCCAGGCGGGATCGGTCGCGACATAGGCCTGCACGTCCGCATCCTCTCCGGTCTGTTCGCGCAGGTCGTCGACCCAATAAGGGTTGGCGAGAAAGCGCATGTCGAAGACCAGGTCGGCAGTGCGCGAGACGCCAAGCCCAAAGCCGAAAGACACGAGCGTCAGCACCGGTTCGCGCACCGTGCCGAAGCGGCGTTGCAGTTCCTGGCGCAGCTCCACCGGGGTCAGGACAGTGGTGTCGATCACCGCATTGGCCGCGCGGTGCAGCGGCATCAGCATACGCCGCTCGATCTCGATCCCGTCTTCGGCCGGCCGGTCCAGCGCCAGCGGGTGGCGGCGGCGGGTCTTGCTGTAGCGGCGCTCCAGCTCCGCCGGCGAACAGTCGAGGTACAACACCTCGGGTTGCACGCCGTCGATCGCATGAATGAGCTGGAACGCCGAGCCTGGATCGAAGCCTCGGCTGCGCACGTCCATGCCGACGGCCACCGGCGCGGTCCGGCATTGCTTGGGCCCGTGAACGAAGTCCTCGAGCAGGTCGGCGGGAAGATTGTCGACCGTGTCCCAGCCCATGTCCTCAAGCGCGTCGAGCACCGACGACTTACCCGCGCCGGACAGGCCGGTGACCAGCAGGAGGCGCGGCTTGATCGGCGGCGTGTTCATTCGCTTTTCAATCCGAATCGTTCAAGCGCCAGTGCGACCTTGGACGGAGCGGACGCGGTCATCGCGTCGATCAGCACCAAGGGCAGGTCGGTGCCGAGGAATTGCCGGGCGGCGTTCTCCTGCGGCATGCGCGGCACCTCGCTGGTCAGTTCTACGGCCAAAGCGATCGGCACGGCCTCGGTCGACTCCATGTCGACGATACCGAAGCCGCGAATTTCCATCTTGCCGGCGATTTGCGCCGGTGCCGAGGCGAGCAGCCGCCCGCCGTCGCGGCTGATGATCGTCCGGTCGTCGCTGACCAGCTGAAAGCCGCGGTCGAGCAGGCGCAGCGCCAAATCCGACTTGCCCGATCCCGACGGCCCCAGGATCAGCACCGCCCGCCCGGCGGACGCGACGCACGTGGCGTGGACGGTTTCGGACGACAGCGGCGGGGTCACAGATCGTCTACCGCGGGCAAGGCGATGATGAAGCGCGCGCCCGAAGGCGCATCGTCGCGGTCGAAGACGCTGATTTCACCGTCATGGCCTTCGACGATAGCCTTGGCGATGGCCAGGCCCAAACCGGAATGGCGGCCGAAGTCCTCGGTCTCCGGACGGATGGAATGAAAGCGATGGAAGATTGCCTCGCGCTCATCCTGCGGAACGCCGGGACCCTCGTCGTCGATGCGGATGCGCACCTGGTCATCGACCCGGGTGGCGGCAATCTCGACCAGCCCGCCGGGCGGCGAGAAGCTGATCGCATTGTCGAGCAAATTGTCGATCGCCCGCGCCAGCCGGCCGGGATCGCCCATCACCAGCGTGCTCGATTTGCGCGGCCGGGCGAAGGCAATCCGGGCATTGCCCCGTTCCCGCCGCGTGTTCCAGCCGGCCACCAGTTGCTCGATCAGGGCGCCAAGGTCGACTTCCTCGAACCGCGCCCGGGCCAGTTCGGCGTCGGTCCGCGCCGCTTCGCTGATGTCGCTGATCAGCCGGTCGAGCCGGCGCACGTCCTCGCGCGCGACATCGGTTAGCCGGTTGCGCAACGCGTCGTCGGTGACGGTGCCAAGGCCGTCCAATGCCGAGCGTAGCGACGCAAGCGGGTTCTTAAGCTCATGGGTCACGTCGGCGGCGAAGGCCTCGATATTGTCGATGCGGTGACGCAGCGACTGGCTCATGTCGGCTACCGACCGCGCCAGCAGGCCGATCTCGTCGCGGCGCGAGGGTAGCCGCGGAACCCGC encodes:
- a CDS encoding HPr kinase/phosphorylase: MTPPLSSETVHATCVASAGRAVLILGPSGSGKSDLALRLLDRGFQLVSDDRTIISRDGGRLLASAPAQIAGKMEIRGFGIVDMESTEAVPIALAVELTSEVPRMPQENAARQFLGTDLPLVLIDAMTASAPSKVALALERFGLKSE
- a CDS encoding sensor histidine kinase yields the protein MARKRHSPRPWAAHWTLTWRILAVNIFTVLILALGVIYLDSFRNKLAKERVQRTEREAEIAAIVARSVAPERRDATLVAIGQSTRSRIRIYGAGGRRTFDSWASTGPTYELRDPAKESWMKDAARAMDRGFNALVGAKYAPDFAEPAQDSIAAWPEAQEAARLREVTNAMRTAPDLTPVLSAAAPVADGALLVTSNERSLIRSMRSQRAALALAMAAAILISVLLSLFLARTIVRPLRRIALAAHRVRLGRAREVRVPRLPSRRDEIGLLARSVADMSQSLRHRIDNIEAFAADVTHELKNPLASLRSALDGLGTVTDDALRNRLTDVAREDVRRLDRLISDISEAARTDAELARARFEEVDLGALIEQLVAGWNTRRERGNARIAFARPRKSSTLVMGDPGRLARAIDNLLDNAISFSPPGGLVEIAATRVDDQVRIRIDDEGPGVPQDEREAIFHRFHSIRPETEDFGRHSGLGLAIAKAIVEGHDGEISVFDRDDAPSGARFIIALPAVDDL
- a CDS encoding PTS sugar transporter subunit IIA — protein: MIGLVLVTHGRLAAEFITALEHVVGPQEAVEAVCIGPDDDMEGRRKDIADAIRRVDLGQGVIILTDLFGGTPSNLAISLMKSENVEVIAGVNLPMLIRLEGARKAMGVHAAVAAAREAGRKYISVASEILGEAAA
- the rapZ gene encoding RNase adapter RapZ — encoded protein: MNTPPIKPRLLLVTGLSGAGKSSVLDALEDMGWDTVDNLPADLLEDFVHGPKQCRTAPVAVGMDVRSRGFDPGSAFQLIHAIDGVQPEVLYLDCSPAELERRYSKTRRRHPLALDRPAEDGIEIERRMLMPLHRAANAVIDTTVLTPVELRQELQRRFGTVREPVLTLVSFGFGLGVSRTADLVFDMRFLANPYWVDDLREQTGEDADVQAYVATDPAWGDAMDRIESLLTDWIPRYWSAGKNYLTVAFGCTGGRHRSVAAAIEMAKRLQAAGYNPNIRHRDLAAATGGPNEPRPGTHPAQ